Proteins from one Penicillium digitatum chromosome 2, complete sequence genomic window:
- a CDS encoding Terpenoid cyclases/protein prenyltransferase alpha-alpha toroid, translating into MTDSNQPRPGIPALFTQPPPIRDPLITETVDLQNVTVEKCLPFLKGIHSSQKDFNDHGVPALQRDLHIGYLYDALEDYPEGFVAMDASRPWIVYWALAGLAMLGEETTRFRERVITTLRPMQNPTGGFGGGHGQTSHLAGSYAAVLSLAMVGGEEAFGLVDRHAMWQWIGRLKQPDGGFRVCEGGEEDVRGAYCAMTLISLLDLPLTLAPGSQAREAGLESLTSGLPEYLSRCQTFEGGISGSPGSEAHGAYAFCALACLSILGPPEEIFNRHMDIPMLVSWLSARQSAPEGGLSGRTNKLVDGCYSHWVGGCWPLLESSLEGKPDKTEPPANSLFSHEGLTRYILGCCQGNNGGLRDKPGKHVDSYHTCYVMVGLSATQNHHYRTDSSVASNNFSSSFSWKSSPNRDQANVFSRGDRLEPMHPLYVIPHEAAEQMRLWSEAQPLTV; encoded by the exons ATGACTGACTCCAACCAACCGCGCCCGGGGATCCCGGCCTTGTTCACACAGCCGCCACCCATCCGTGACCCGCTCATCACCGAGACAGTCGATCTGCAGAACGTGACGGTGGAAAAATGCCTACCATTCCTGAAAGGCATCCACAGCTCCCAGAAGGATTTCAACGACCATGGCGTACCCGCCCTCCAACGTGATCTCCATATCGGGTACCTCTACGATGCACTCGAGGATTATCCCGAGGGGTTTGTCGCCATGGACGCCAGCCGCCCGTGGATTGTGTACTGGGCGTTGGCGGGACTGGCCATGCTGGGAGAAGAGACGACCAGATTTCGCGAACG TGTGATTACTACGCTTCGGCCGATGCAGAACCCCACAGGTGGCTTTGGCGGCGGCCACGGCCAAACGTCCCATCTGGCGGGAAGTTATGCAGCCGTTCTGTCGCTGGCGATGGTTGGAGGTGAGGAGGCATTTGGTTTGGTGGATCGACACGCGAT GTGGCAGTGGATCGGCCGATTGAAGCAGCCAGATGGAGGATTTCGTGTTTGTGAGGGTGGGGAAGAAGATGTGCG TGGCGCATACTGCGCTATGACTCTTATCTCGCTACTTGACCTACCGTTGACGCTTGCTCCGGGCTCCCAAGCGCGGGAGGCAGGATTGGAGAGTCTGACGAGTGGCCTTCCTGAATATCTCTCCCGAT GCCAAACCTTTGAAGGAGGGATCTCCGGCAGCCCTGGATCGGAGGCCCATGGGGCATACGCCTTTTGCGCTCTGGCGTGTCTGTCTATCTTGGGGCCCCCTGAGGAGATCTTCAACAG ACACATGGACATTCCAATGTTGGTGTCGTGGTTGTCTGCACGCCAGTCCGCCCCAGAAGGTGGTCTGTCCGGACGAACAAATAAGCTGGTGGATGGATGCTACAGCCATTGGGTTGGTGGATGCTGGCCATTGCTTGAATCTTCTTTGGAGGGAAAGCCGGATAAAACCGAGCCACCAGCCAACAGTCTTTTCAGCCACGAAGGTTTAACCAGATACATCCTTGGGTGTTGTCAAGGGAACAACGGCGGTCTTCGTGACAAACCGGGCAA GCACGTCGATTCATACCACACGTGCTACGTTATGGTGGGATTGAGTGCGACTCAAAACCATCATTACCGGACCGACTCGAGTGTCGCAAGCAACAACTTTTCATCCTCATTTTCCTGGAAATCTTCACCGAACCGCGATCAGGCGAATGTGTTTTCAAGAGGTGACCGACTAGAGCCAATGCACCCTTTGTATGTGATCCCGCACGAAGCCGCGGAGCAAATGCGGCTTTGGTCCGAGGCCCAGCCCCTCACTGTCTAA